One Helianthus annuus cultivar XRQ/B chromosome 12, HanXRQr2.0-SUNRISE, whole genome shotgun sequence genomic region harbors:
- the LOC110895733 gene encoding telomerase reverse transcriptase isoform X1, with amino-acid sequence MRKVRKRVPEVLWKLFGKRAQSLAEALLSLIPPATLQCRCKGSRACLRCRSSDTERMSFLLREDDPSHYRTLLNHCFVVLFHTAPSPPPFDYHSRFSQIELVRKTIEMILSENISTKNVICTGYNKHKRSSTALEALTSSSWNLLLKRVGDGLMVHLLKHSLIFMPLNRKKHHQVAGIAINDLCWQHLKNHQHSSGVPERHHKADSVFMNIDIPESSLSCHGDSTVRVDLSQENGVLSRKRLRSRACRRKRKRRKLSSQYTKSSLPEKCMLYNPQMKSLCSCCSVWQTLQKVSTKNQINKRPMLYKLERTSSILPEKHIINSLRPNACGANALFKDIFDVCSALQPTQCTHSNDTCVVGATCLYHSLHKRLKILIRKASHCPRVKLLNKHILDQSSTSEQSSELSCSKRQVVSFVWAACMNIIPRELLGNWRILRKNISKFIRLRIYEKFSLHQCMYKLKISDFQFLSAICNSGIIRKLLERWTYWVFAFIVVPLLQANFYVTESEHGKLQVFFYEKSVWEKLMKTSIGCLKDECYRLVNVTSVKQIVSCRRFGFSRVRFRPKANGIRPLANLKSSSRLQISHSIKEFKAVNVVLQDLHAALKDVQIKAPEKLGSSVFSYNDVHRNLRNFISRVKSGSSTLPRMYMVVADVQKAYDSIDQDKLLHLMKDVIVDDHLLHQTHQIIASNQHFQVLPYINLCKQFRSHAQSHSSHSIILDQGRSRIAAKDDLHFNLQQHVKNNLLYIDQRFYQQNVGIPQGSILSSLLCSFYFGHMETTKLVPFLDKITKSDFMLLRFIDDFLFISTSKKLALGFFSRLERGFCEYNCSMNKEKFGLSFDFGQIKSKLNWSDFDGNGNKFVRWSGLLINCKTLEVQADYTRYLNAHLRSTLTVCWQGNPGQHFRKKMCDYLRPKCHPIFYDSNINSAAVVRLNIHQAFLLCAMKFHCYACDLSDICTFDSRSYLDIICKSLSFGVGGLTGSSLFIPWDRVLFFRYMYRLMKRRVFSMQVDPGLRPFIRVRRREVDWLGLTAYVEVLKRKQSRYNELLYLLELKLKSVTIESPDLKSAADKSNSSVLWKIKY; translated from the exons ATGAGGAAGGTGAGGAAGAGAGTACCTGAGGTGCTATGGAAATTGTTTGGAAAGCGCGCTCAAAGCCTCGCGGAAGCCTTACTTTCCTTGATCCCTCCGGCGACGCTTCAATGCCGCTGCAAGGGCAGTCGGGCTTGTCTTCGATGCCGCTCCTCCGACACTGAGCGTATGTCGTTTTTGCTCCGAGAAGACGATCCATCCCACTACCGTACCCTCCTCAATCACTGCTTTGTCGTCCTCTTCCACACTGCGCCATCTCCTCCTCCTTTCGATTACCATTCTCGCTTCTCCCAGATAGAG CTTGTTAGAAAGACCATTGAAATGATATTATCTGAGAACATATCCACAAAGAATGTAATATGCACAGGCTATAACAAG CACAAGCGTTCAAGCACTGCTTTAGAAGCTCTAACGTCATCCTCATGGAATCTGCTTCTAAAGAGG GTAGGAGATGGGCTCATGGTTCATTTATTGAAACATTCTTTAATATTTATGCCTCTCAATAGAAAGAAACATCATCAGGTAGCAGGAATTGCCATTAATGACTTATGCTGGCAACACTTGAAGAATCACCAGCATTCATCAG GTGTTCCTGAGAGGCACCATAAAGCTGATTCTGTCTTTATGAATATCGATATTCCAGAAAGTTCTCTGAGTTGTCATGGAGATTCCACAGTTCGTGTCGACTTAAGTCAAGAAAATGGAGTCCTGTCTAGGAAGCGATTAAGATCACGTGCTTGCAGACGCAAGCGTAAACGTAGGAAGCTTTCGTCTCAGTACACAAAAAGTTCATTACCTGAGAAG TGTATGTTATATAATCCACAGATGAAATCCCTGTGCTCATGTTGTTCAGTCTGGCAAACACTACAGAAAGTTTCGACAAAAAATCAGATTAATAAGCGACCCATGTTATATAAATTGGAACGCACATCGTCAATTCTTCCAGAAAAAC ATATAATTAATTCTCTGAGGCCTAATGCTTGTGGTGCAAATGCTCTGTTCAAGGACATTTTTGATGTCTGCTCAGCTCTTCAGCCAACCCAATGCACTCACAGCAATGACACATGCGTCGTTGGAGCGACATGCCT ATATCACTCTCTTCACAAGCGGCTCAAGATTCTTATACGCAAAGCAAGTCATTGCCCACGAGTAAAGTTACTGAATAAGCATATCTTGGATCAAAGCTCCACATCTGAG CAATCTTCAGAGTTATCTTGCTCAAAACGCCAGGTGGTGTCGTTTGTATGGGCTGCTTGTATGAACATTATCCCCCGGGAACTGCTTGGAAATTGGAGGATTCTAAGGAAGAATATATCTAAGTTCATCAGGCTACGGATATACGAGAAGTTTTCTCTACATCAGTGCATGTATAAACTGAAAATATCAGACTTTCAGTTCCTATCAGCTATCTGCAATTCGGGTATCATTCGGAAGCTTCTAGAAAGATGGACATATTGGGTGTTTGCGTTCATTGTAGTGCCGTTGCTGCAAGCTAACTTTTATGTAACTGAAAGTGAGCATGGGAAGTTACAAGTGTTCTTCTACGAGAAATCAGTCTGGGAAAAACTGATGAAAACCTCAATTGGATGCTTAAAGGATGAATGTTACAGGTTGGTAAATGTGACTTCTGTTAAACAAATAGTGAGTTGTAGAAGATTTGGTTTCTCTAGGGTTAGATTCCGGCCAAAAGCTAACGGAATACGACCACTGGCTAATCTTAAATCGTCATCGCGACTGCAAATTTCACATTCTATTAAGGAATTCAAGGCCGTAAATGTCGTTCTTCAGGATCTACATGCCGCCTTAAAAGATGTGCAAATTAAAGCTCCTGAAAAATTAGGTTCGTCAGTGTTCAGTTACAATGACGTGCACAGAAACTTGAGGAATTTTATATCTCGAGTAAAAAGCGGATCCAGCACGTTGCCTCGCATGTATATGGTTGTCGCTGATGTTCAAAAAGCTTATGATTCCATCGATCAGGATAAACTGCTTCATCTGATGAAAGATGTTATAGTGGATGATCATCTCCTGCATCAAACACACCAAATTATCGCCTCAAACCAACATTTTCAAGTGCTTCCATACATCAATTTGTGTAAACAGTTCCGATCTCATGCTCAGAGTCACTCATCTCATAGCATTATTCTCGATCAG GGAAGAAGCAGAATAGCAGCGAAAGATGATCTCCATTTTAATCTTCAACAACATGTGAAGAACAACCTGCTGTATATAGATCAAAGATTTTACCAGCAAAATGTTGGCATACCACAAGGAAGCATTTTGTCTTCATTACTCTGCTCATTCTACTTTGGACACATGGAAACTACCAAACTGGTTCCATTTTTAGACAAGATAACCAAATCTGATTTCATGCTGCTTAGGTTTATCGATGATTTTCTTTTTATATCAACCTCAAAGAAACTAGCCCTTGGGTTCTTTTCCAGGCTAGAAAGAGGATTCTGCGAGTACAACTGCAGCATGAACAAAGAAAAATTCGGTTTAAGTTTTGACTTTGGCCAAATAAAGTCAAAATTAAACTGGTCCGATTTCGATGGAAATGGTAATAAGTTTGTTAGATGGAGTGGTTTGCTCATCAATTGCAAGACTCTAGAAGTTCAGGCAGACTACACAAGGTACCTGAATGCCCATTTAAGATCCACTCTTACAGTGTGTTGGCAAGGGAATCCTGGTCAACATTTCAGgaaaaaaatgtgtgattattTGCGACCCAAATGTCACCCCATCTTTTATGATTCAAATATTAATTCAGCAGCAGTTGTCAGGTTGAATATCCATCAAGCGTTTCTTCTATGCGCGATGAAGTTCCATTGCTACGCATGTGATTTATCTGACATCTGTACTTTTGACTCCAGATCTTATTTGGACATCATCTGCAAGTCTCTGAG TTTTGGAGTTGGGGGTCTCACCGGAAGCAGCCTCTTTATCCCTtgggatagag TCTTATTTTTCAGGTATATGTATAGGCTTATGAAGAGAAGAGTGTTTTCCATGCAAGTCGATCCTGGTTTACGGCCATTTATTAGAGTGAGAAGGAGGGAAGTTGACTGGCTTGGATTAACCGCTTACGTTGAAGTCCTAAAGCGAAAGCAATCACGATACAATGAACTATTATATTTATTGGAGTTGAAGTTGAAATCGGTTACCATTGAATCACCGGACTTAAAGTCTGCTGCTGATAAATCCAACTCCTCGGTACTATGGAAAATAAAGTACTGA
- the LOC110895733 gene encoding telomerase reverse transcriptase isoform X3 codes for MRKVRKRVPEVLWKLFGKRAQSLAEALLSLIPPATLQCRCKGSRACLRCRSSDTERMSFLLREDDPSHYRTLLNHCFVVLFHTAPSPPPFDYHSRFSQIELVRKTIEMILSENISTKNVICTGYNKHKRSSTALEALTSSSWNLLLKRVGDGLMVHLLKHSLIFMPLNRKKHHQVAGIAINDLCWQHLKNHQHSSESSLSCHGDSTVRVDLSQENGVLSRKRLRSRACRRKRKRRKLSSQYTKSSLPEKCMLYNPQMKSLCSCCSVWQTLQKVSTKNQINKRPMLYKLERTSSILPEKHIINSLRPNACGANALFKDIFDVCSALQPTQCTHSNDTCVVGATCLYHSLHKRLKILIRKASHCPRVKLLNKHILDQSSTSEQSSELSCSKRQVVSFVWAACMNIIPRELLGNWRILRKNISKFIRLRIYEKFSLHQCMYKLKISDFQFLSAICNSGIIRKLLERWTYWVFAFIVVPLLQANFYVTESEHGKLQVFFYEKSVWEKLMKTSIGCLKDECYRLVNVTSVKQIVSCRRFGFSRVRFRPKANGIRPLANLKSSSRLQISHSIKEFKAVNVVLQDLHAALKDVQIKAPEKLGSSVFSYNDVHRNLRNFISRVKSGSSTLPRMYMVVADVQKAYDSIDQDKLLHLMKDVIVDDHLLHQTHQIIASNQHFQVLPYINLCKQFRSHAQSHSSHSIILDQGRSRIAAKDDLHFNLQQHVKNNLLYIDQRFYQQNVGIPQGSILSSLLCSFYFGHMETTKLVPFLDKITKSDFMLLRFIDDFLFISTSKKLALGFFSRLERGFCEYNCSMNKEKFGLSFDFGQIKSKLNWSDFDGNGNKFVRWSGLLINCKTLEVQADYTRYLNAHLRSTLTVCWQGNPGQHFRKKMCDYLRPKCHPIFYDSNINSAAVVRLNIHQAFLLCAMKFHCYACDLSDICTFDSRSYLDIICKSLSFGVGGLTGSSLFIPWDRVLFFRYMYRLMKRRVFSMQVDPGLRPFIRVRRREVDWLGLTAYVEVLKRKQSRYNELLYLLELKLKSVTIESPDLKSAADKSNSSVLWKIKY; via the exons ATGAGGAAGGTGAGGAAGAGAGTACCTGAGGTGCTATGGAAATTGTTTGGAAAGCGCGCTCAAAGCCTCGCGGAAGCCTTACTTTCCTTGATCCCTCCGGCGACGCTTCAATGCCGCTGCAAGGGCAGTCGGGCTTGTCTTCGATGCCGCTCCTCCGACACTGAGCGTATGTCGTTTTTGCTCCGAGAAGACGATCCATCCCACTACCGTACCCTCCTCAATCACTGCTTTGTCGTCCTCTTCCACACTGCGCCATCTCCTCCTCCTTTCGATTACCATTCTCGCTTCTCCCAGATAGAG CTTGTTAGAAAGACCATTGAAATGATATTATCTGAGAACATATCCACAAAGAATGTAATATGCACAGGCTATAACAAG CACAAGCGTTCAAGCACTGCTTTAGAAGCTCTAACGTCATCCTCATGGAATCTGCTTCTAAAGAGG GTAGGAGATGGGCTCATGGTTCATTTATTGAAACATTCTTTAATATTTATGCCTCTCAATAGAAAGAAACATCATCAGGTAGCAGGAATTGCCATTAATGACTTATGCTGGCAACACTTGAAGAATCACCAGCATTCATCAG AAAGTTCTCTGAGTTGTCATGGAGATTCCACAGTTCGTGTCGACTTAAGTCAAGAAAATGGAGTCCTGTCTAGGAAGCGATTAAGATCACGTGCTTGCAGACGCAAGCGTAAACGTAGGAAGCTTTCGTCTCAGTACACAAAAAGTTCATTACCTGAGAAG TGTATGTTATATAATCCACAGATGAAATCCCTGTGCTCATGTTGTTCAGTCTGGCAAACACTACAGAAAGTTTCGACAAAAAATCAGATTAATAAGCGACCCATGTTATATAAATTGGAACGCACATCGTCAATTCTTCCAGAAAAAC ATATAATTAATTCTCTGAGGCCTAATGCTTGTGGTGCAAATGCTCTGTTCAAGGACATTTTTGATGTCTGCTCAGCTCTTCAGCCAACCCAATGCACTCACAGCAATGACACATGCGTCGTTGGAGCGACATGCCT ATATCACTCTCTTCACAAGCGGCTCAAGATTCTTATACGCAAAGCAAGTCATTGCCCACGAGTAAAGTTACTGAATAAGCATATCTTGGATCAAAGCTCCACATCTGAG CAATCTTCAGAGTTATCTTGCTCAAAACGCCAGGTGGTGTCGTTTGTATGGGCTGCTTGTATGAACATTATCCCCCGGGAACTGCTTGGAAATTGGAGGATTCTAAGGAAGAATATATCTAAGTTCATCAGGCTACGGATATACGAGAAGTTTTCTCTACATCAGTGCATGTATAAACTGAAAATATCAGACTTTCAGTTCCTATCAGCTATCTGCAATTCGGGTATCATTCGGAAGCTTCTAGAAAGATGGACATATTGGGTGTTTGCGTTCATTGTAGTGCCGTTGCTGCAAGCTAACTTTTATGTAACTGAAAGTGAGCATGGGAAGTTACAAGTGTTCTTCTACGAGAAATCAGTCTGGGAAAAACTGATGAAAACCTCAATTGGATGCTTAAAGGATGAATGTTACAGGTTGGTAAATGTGACTTCTGTTAAACAAATAGTGAGTTGTAGAAGATTTGGTTTCTCTAGGGTTAGATTCCGGCCAAAAGCTAACGGAATACGACCACTGGCTAATCTTAAATCGTCATCGCGACTGCAAATTTCACATTCTATTAAGGAATTCAAGGCCGTAAATGTCGTTCTTCAGGATCTACATGCCGCCTTAAAAGATGTGCAAATTAAAGCTCCTGAAAAATTAGGTTCGTCAGTGTTCAGTTACAATGACGTGCACAGAAACTTGAGGAATTTTATATCTCGAGTAAAAAGCGGATCCAGCACGTTGCCTCGCATGTATATGGTTGTCGCTGATGTTCAAAAAGCTTATGATTCCATCGATCAGGATAAACTGCTTCATCTGATGAAAGATGTTATAGTGGATGATCATCTCCTGCATCAAACACACCAAATTATCGCCTCAAACCAACATTTTCAAGTGCTTCCATACATCAATTTGTGTAAACAGTTCCGATCTCATGCTCAGAGTCACTCATCTCATAGCATTATTCTCGATCAG GGAAGAAGCAGAATAGCAGCGAAAGATGATCTCCATTTTAATCTTCAACAACATGTGAAGAACAACCTGCTGTATATAGATCAAAGATTTTACCAGCAAAATGTTGGCATACCACAAGGAAGCATTTTGTCTTCATTACTCTGCTCATTCTACTTTGGACACATGGAAACTACCAAACTGGTTCCATTTTTAGACAAGATAACCAAATCTGATTTCATGCTGCTTAGGTTTATCGATGATTTTCTTTTTATATCAACCTCAAAGAAACTAGCCCTTGGGTTCTTTTCCAGGCTAGAAAGAGGATTCTGCGAGTACAACTGCAGCATGAACAAAGAAAAATTCGGTTTAAGTTTTGACTTTGGCCAAATAAAGTCAAAATTAAACTGGTCCGATTTCGATGGAAATGGTAATAAGTTTGTTAGATGGAGTGGTTTGCTCATCAATTGCAAGACTCTAGAAGTTCAGGCAGACTACACAAGGTACCTGAATGCCCATTTAAGATCCACTCTTACAGTGTGTTGGCAAGGGAATCCTGGTCAACATTTCAGgaaaaaaatgtgtgattattTGCGACCCAAATGTCACCCCATCTTTTATGATTCAAATATTAATTCAGCAGCAGTTGTCAGGTTGAATATCCATCAAGCGTTTCTTCTATGCGCGATGAAGTTCCATTGCTACGCATGTGATTTATCTGACATCTGTACTTTTGACTCCAGATCTTATTTGGACATCATCTGCAAGTCTCTGAG TTTTGGAGTTGGGGGTCTCACCGGAAGCAGCCTCTTTATCCCTtgggatagag TCTTATTTTTCAGGTATATGTATAGGCTTATGAAGAGAAGAGTGTTTTCCATGCAAGTCGATCCTGGTTTACGGCCATTTATTAGAGTGAGAAGGAGGGAAGTTGACTGGCTTGGATTAACCGCTTACGTTGAAGTCCTAAAGCGAAAGCAATCACGATACAATGAACTATTATATTTATTGGAGTTGAAGTTGAAATCGGTTACCATTGAATCACCGGACTTAAAGTCTGCTGCTGATAAATCCAACTCCTCGGTACTATGGAAAATAAAGTACTGA
- the LOC110895733 gene encoding telomerase reverse transcriptase isoform X12 produces MRKVRKRVPEVLWKLFGKRAQSLAEALLSLIPPATLQCRCKGSRACLRCRSSDTERMSFLLREDDPSHYRTLLNHCFVVLFHTAPSPPPFDYHSRFSQIELVRKTIEMILSENISTKNVICTGYNKHKRSSTALEALTSSSWNLLLKRVGDGLMVHLLKHSLIFMPLNRKKHHQVAGIAINDLCWQHLKNHQHSSGVPERHHKADSVFMNIDIPESSLSCHGDSTVRVDLSQENGVLSRKRLRSRACRRKRKRRKLSSQYTKSSLPEKDIFDVCSALQPTQCTHSNDTCVVGATCLYHSLHKRLKILIRKASHCPRVKLLNKHILDQSSTSEQSSELSCSKRQVVSFVWAACMNIIPRELLGNWRILRKNISKFIRLRIYEKFSLHQCMYKLKISDFQFLSAICNSGIIRKLLERWTYWVFAFIVVPLLQANFYVTESEHGKLQVFFYEKSVWEKLMKTSIGCLKDECYRLVNVTSVKQIVSCRRFGFSRVRFRPKANGIRPLANLKSSSRLQISHSIKEFKAVNVVLQDLHAALKDVQIKAPEKLGSSVFSYNDVHRNLRNFISRVKSGSSTLPRMYMVVADVQKAYDSIDQDKLLHLMKDVIVDDHLLHQTHQIIASNQHFQVLPYINLCKQFRSHAQSHSSHSIILDQGRSRIAAKDDLHFNLQQHVKNNLLYIDQRFYQQNVGIPQGSILSSLLCSFYFGHMETTKLVPFLDKITKSDFMLLRFIDDFLFISTSKKLALGFFSRLERGFCEYNCSMNKEKFGLSFDFGQIKSKLNWSDFDGNGNKFVRWSGLLINCKTLEVQADYTRYLNAHLRSTLTVCWQGNPGQHFRKKMCDYLRPKCHPIFYDSNINSAAVVRLNIHQAFLLCAMKFHCYACDLSDICTFDSRSYLDIICKSLSFGVGGLTGSSLFIPWDRVLFFRYMYRLMKRRVFSMQVDPGLRPFIRVRRREVDWLGLTAYVEVLKRKQSRYNELLYLLELKLKSVTIESPDLKSAADKSNSSVLWKIKY; encoded by the exons ATGAGGAAGGTGAGGAAGAGAGTACCTGAGGTGCTATGGAAATTGTTTGGAAAGCGCGCTCAAAGCCTCGCGGAAGCCTTACTTTCCTTGATCCCTCCGGCGACGCTTCAATGCCGCTGCAAGGGCAGTCGGGCTTGTCTTCGATGCCGCTCCTCCGACACTGAGCGTATGTCGTTTTTGCTCCGAGAAGACGATCCATCCCACTACCGTACCCTCCTCAATCACTGCTTTGTCGTCCTCTTCCACACTGCGCCATCTCCTCCTCCTTTCGATTACCATTCTCGCTTCTCCCAGATAGAG CTTGTTAGAAAGACCATTGAAATGATATTATCTGAGAACATATCCACAAAGAATGTAATATGCACAGGCTATAACAAG CACAAGCGTTCAAGCACTGCTTTAGAAGCTCTAACGTCATCCTCATGGAATCTGCTTCTAAAGAGG GTAGGAGATGGGCTCATGGTTCATTTATTGAAACATTCTTTAATATTTATGCCTCTCAATAGAAAGAAACATCATCAGGTAGCAGGAATTGCCATTAATGACTTATGCTGGCAACACTTGAAGAATCACCAGCATTCATCAG GTGTTCCTGAGAGGCACCATAAAGCTGATTCTGTCTTTATGAATATCGATATTCCAGAAAGTTCTCTGAGTTGTCATGGAGATTCCACAGTTCGTGTCGACTTAAGTCAAGAAAATGGAGTCCTGTCTAGGAAGCGATTAAGATCACGTGCTTGCAGACGCAAGCGTAAACGTAGGAAGCTTTCGTCTCAGTACACAAAAAGTTCATTACCTGAGAAG GACATTTTTGATGTCTGCTCAGCTCTTCAGCCAACCCAATGCACTCACAGCAATGACACATGCGTCGTTGGAGCGACATGCCT ATATCACTCTCTTCACAAGCGGCTCAAGATTCTTATACGCAAAGCAAGTCATTGCCCACGAGTAAAGTTACTGAATAAGCATATCTTGGATCAAAGCTCCACATCTGAG CAATCTTCAGAGTTATCTTGCTCAAAACGCCAGGTGGTGTCGTTTGTATGGGCTGCTTGTATGAACATTATCCCCCGGGAACTGCTTGGAAATTGGAGGATTCTAAGGAAGAATATATCTAAGTTCATCAGGCTACGGATATACGAGAAGTTTTCTCTACATCAGTGCATGTATAAACTGAAAATATCAGACTTTCAGTTCCTATCAGCTATCTGCAATTCGGGTATCATTCGGAAGCTTCTAGAAAGATGGACATATTGGGTGTTTGCGTTCATTGTAGTGCCGTTGCTGCAAGCTAACTTTTATGTAACTGAAAGTGAGCATGGGAAGTTACAAGTGTTCTTCTACGAGAAATCAGTCTGGGAAAAACTGATGAAAACCTCAATTGGATGCTTAAAGGATGAATGTTACAGGTTGGTAAATGTGACTTCTGTTAAACAAATAGTGAGTTGTAGAAGATTTGGTTTCTCTAGGGTTAGATTCCGGCCAAAAGCTAACGGAATACGACCACTGGCTAATCTTAAATCGTCATCGCGACTGCAAATTTCACATTCTATTAAGGAATTCAAGGCCGTAAATGTCGTTCTTCAGGATCTACATGCCGCCTTAAAAGATGTGCAAATTAAAGCTCCTGAAAAATTAGGTTCGTCAGTGTTCAGTTACAATGACGTGCACAGAAACTTGAGGAATTTTATATCTCGAGTAAAAAGCGGATCCAGCACGTTGCCTCGCATGTATATGGTTGTCGCTGATGTTCAAAAAGCTTATGATTCCATCGATCAGGATAAACTGCTTCATCTGATGAAAGATGTTATAGTGGATGATCATCTCCTGCATCAAACACACCAAATTATCGCCTCAAACCAACATTTTCAAGTGCTTCCATACATCAATTTGTGTAAACAGTTCCGATCTCATGCTCAGAGTCACTCATCTCATAGCATTATTCTCGATCAG GGAAGAAGCAGAATAGCAGCGAAAGATGATCTCCATTTTAATCTTCAACAACATGTGAAGAACAACCTGCTGTATATAGATCAAAGATTTTACCAGCAAAATGTTGGCATACCACAAGGAAGCATTTTGTCTTCATTACTCTGCTCATTCTACTTTGGACACATGGAAACTACCAAACTGGTTCCATTTTTAGACAAGATAACCAAATCTGATTTCATGCTGCTTAGGTTTATCGATGATTTTCTTTTTATATCAACCTCAAAGAAACTAGCCCTTGGGTTCTTTTCCAGGCTAGAAAGAGGATTCTGCGAGTACAACTGCAGCATGAACAAAGAAAAATTCGGTTTAAGTTTTGACTTTGGCCAAATAAAGTCAAAATTAAACTGGTCCGATTTCGATGGAAATGGTAATAAGTTTGTTAGATGGAGTGGTTTGCTCATCAATTGCAAGACTCTAGAAGTTCAGGCAGACTACACAAGGTACCTGAATGCCCATTTAAGATCCACTCTTACAGTGTGTTGGCAAGGGAATCCTGGTCAACATTTCAGgaaaaaaatgtgtgattattTGCGACCCAAATGTCACCCCATCTTTTATGATTCAAATATTAATTCAGCAGCAGTTGTCAGGTTGAATATCCATCAAGCGTTTCTTCTATGCGCGATGAAGTTCCATTGCTACGCATGTGATTTATCTGACATCTGTACTTTTGACTCCAGATCTTATTTGGACATCATCTGCAAGTCTCTGAG TTTTGGAGTTGGGGGTCTCACCGGAAGCAGCCTCTTTATCCCTtgggatagag TCTTATTTTTCAGGTATATGTATAGGCTTATGAAGAGAAGAGTGTTTTCCATGCAAGTCGATCCTGGTTTACGGCCATTTATTAGAGTGAGAAGGAGGGAAGTTGACTGGCTTGGATTAACCGCTTACGTTGAAGTCCTAAAGCGAAAGCAATCACGATACAATGAACTATTATATTTATTGGAGTTGAAGTTGAAATCGGTTACCATTGAATCACCGGACTTAAAGTCTGCTGCTGATAAATCCAACTCCTCGGTACTATGGAAAATAAAGTACTGA